From one Flavobacterium sp. N502536 genomic stretch:
- a CDS encoding phage tail protein translates to MSYPLPKFHFSVDWGGTKIGFTEVSGLDVETEVIEYRQGASPEYSKIKMPGMQKFTNITLKRGTFASDNEYYAWWNTVKLNTIERRDITIKLLNEEHNPVITWKVKNAWPTKIQSTDLKADGNEVAIESMELVHEGLSIQND, encoded by the coding sequence ATGAGCTATCCGCTACCAAAGTTTCATTTCTCAGTTGACTGGGGTGGAACAAAAATAGGATTTACAGAAGTTTCGGGATTAGATGTAGAAACTGAAGTCATTGAATACCGTCAGGGAGCAAGTCCCGAGTACAGTAAAATTAAGATGCCCGGCATGCAAAAGTTCACCAACATCACCTTGAAAAGGGGAACCTTTGCCAGTGACAATGAGTACTATGCCTGGTGGAACACGGTAAAACTAAATACCATAGAACGAAGAGATATTACGATTAAACTGCTCAACGAAGAGCACAATCCCGTAATTACCTGGAAAGTAAAAAATGCATGGCCAACCAAAATTCAGTCGACTGATTTAAAAGCAGACGGAAACGAAGTCGCCATCGAATCTATGGAACTGGTTCACGAAGGTTTATCCATCCAAAATGACTAA
- a CDS encoding PAAR domain-containing protein, producing the protein MGAPAARITDMHVCPMVTGTVPHVGGPILPAGSPTVLIGGVPAACVGDMATCTGPPDTILAGSATVLIGGKPAARMGDSTAHGGTIVAGLATVLIG; encoded by the coding sequence ATGGGAGCACCAGCCGCCAGAATTACAGATATGCACGTTTGTCCAATGGTTACCGGAACTGTTCCGCATGTGGGCGGACCTATTTTACCCGCCGGTTCACCAACCGTATTAATTGGCGGAGTTCCAGCTGCCTGTGTAGGCGATATGGCTACCTGTACCGGACCGCCCGATACCATTCTCGCAGGTTCGGCAACCGTTTTAATTGGTGGTAAACCCGCAGCACGAATGGGCGATTCAACCGCACATGGCGGCACAATAGTAGCCGGATTAGCAACCGTTTTAATTGGGTAA
- a CDS encoding phage tail protein, protein MSNYYPPVGFHFLVEFEGLGSKEKDHQFQSVSGLSVDIETEEIAEGGENRFKHKLPVKTKYPNLTLKRGILIDSVVINWCKDAIENFTFKPVNLTVKLLNEKHQPLISWNVVHAYPVKWSVEDFNAQESKLVVETFELTYNYFTLIKS, encoded by the coding sequence ATGTCTAACTATTATCCACCCGTCGGTTTTCACTTTTTGGTTGAATTTGAAGGTCTTGGCTCCAAGGAGAAAGACCATCAGTTTCAATCGGTTTCCGGTTTGTCTGTTGACATTGAAACCGAAGAGATTGCCGAAGGTGGAGAAAATAGGTTCAAGCACAAACTCCCTGTAAAGACAAAATATCCAAACCTGACTTTAAAGAGAGGAATACTGATTGATTCTGTTGTCATCAACTGGTGCAAGGATGCGATCGAGAACTTTACGTTCAAACCCGTTAACCTGACCGTGAAATTACTCAACGAAAAACACCAGCCTCTGATCTCCTGGAATGTGGTTCATGCCTATCCCGTAAAATGGTCAGTGGAAGATTTTAATGCTCAGGAAAGCAAGCTCGTAGTCGAAACCTTTGAGCTTACTTATAATTATTTCACCTTAATTAAAAGCTAG
- the vgrG gene encoding type VI secretion system tip protein VgrG: MNNSGVIQTSKSADLVTLKILIEGEELSKTYQVKSVVVQNEVNRIPMAQIVLTDGETASRDFKLSNEDLLIPGKKIEINAGYHNDEETIYKGIIIKHSIKIKDSASLLIVECKDEAVKLTIGRKSKYFYEVKDSEAFEEIIDAYGLEKEVEATNFSHKELVQYNTSDWDFMVSRAQANGKLCFVENGKITICKPDVSASSVETVTFGATLIDFDAEIDARNQFAKVSSYSWDYTNQELVEIEASDPGVSLNGNLSVSDLSDIMALENLELRHGGTITETELQDWADAKLLFQQLSKIRGRVKFQGIPAAKPNTIITLEGVGDRFNGKAYITGVFHELSEGNWTIDAQFGLNPEWFSETYDIHTPTGSGIIPAIKGLHVGITTQLEGDPNGEDRILVKIPIINNEEQGIWCRVACPDAGENRGVFFRPEIEDEVIIGFVNEDPNNAIVLGMLHSSGKPAPIKASDDNHQKGIVTRSEMKVLFDDDKKSIGIETPAGKKITLDEDKGVIVIEDENSNVITIDSKGIKMESAGNIEIKASGDVTIEGTNVSLKAKAQFKAEGSAGAELSSAAVAIVKGSIVQIN; the protein is encoded by the coding sequence ATGAACAATAGCGGAGTCATACAAACCAGTAAAAGCGCCGATTTAGTAACGCTGAAAATTTTAATTGAAGGAGAGGAACTGTCCAAAACCTATCAGGTAAAAAGCGTTGTGGTGCAAAATGAGGTGAACCGGATTCCAATGGCACAAATTGTTCTGACCGACGGCGAAACTGCTTCGAGAGATTTCAAACTGAGCAATGAAGACCTATTGATTCCTGGCAAAAAGATTGAAATAAATGCCGGTTATCACAATGATGAAGAAACCATTTACAAAGGAATCATCATCAAACATTCGATCAAAATAAAAGACAGTGCTTCTTTGCTTATTGTTGAATGCAAAGACGAGGCCGTAAAACTTACTATTGGAAGAAAGAGCAAGTATTTTTATGAGGTAAAAGACAGCGAAGCCTTTGAAGAAATCATAGATGCATACGGATTGGAAAAAGAGGTCGAAGCCACTAATTTCAGTCATAAAGAACTGGTTCAGTACAATACTTCCGACTGGGATTTTATGGTTTCGAGAGCACAGGCCAATGGCAAGCTTTGTTTTGTGGAGAATGGAAAAATTACGATCTGCAAACCCGACGTTTCGGCATCGTCTGTGGAGACGGTTACTTTTGGAGCTACTTTAATTGATTTTGACGCCGAAATAGATGCCCGAAATCAATTTGCCAAAGTGTCTTCTTACAGTTGGGATTATACCAATCAGGAGCTAGTAGAAATTGAAGCCAGTGATCCGGGCGTGAGCCTCAACGGCAATCTTTCTGTTTCTGATTTGTCTGATATTATGGCGCTTGAAAATTTGGAATTGCGTCATGGAGGTACGATTACCGAAACAGAACTTCAGGATTGGGCCGATGCCAAATTATTGTTTCAGCAACTCTCCAAAATTCGTGGAAGAGTTAAATTTCAGGGGATCCCTGCCGCGAAACCCAACACCATCATTACACTCGAAGGCGTTGGCGACCGATTTAACGGAAAGGCTTATATCACCGGAGTTTTTCACGAACTGAGCGAAGGAAACTGGACCATCGATGCACAATTTGGACTCAACCCCGAATGGTTTTCTGAAACCTACGACATTCATACCCCTACTGGTTCCGGAATCATTCCGGCCATCAAAGGGCTGCATGTTGGCATCACCACCCAATTGGAAGGTGACCCGAATGGCGAAGACCGCATTTTAGTAAAAATTCCAATCATCAACAATGAAGAACAGGGAATTTGGTGCCGCGTCGCCTGTCCCGATGCCGGAGAAAACAGAGGTGTTTTTTTCAGACCCGAAATTGAAGATGAAGTCATTATCGGATTTGTAAACGAAGATCCCAACAATGCCATCGTATTAGGCATGCTGCACAGTAGCGGCAAACCCGCTCCGATAAAAGCTTCCGACGACAATCATCAAAAAGGAATTGTAACCCGAAGCGAGATGAAAGTTCTGTTTGACGATGACAAAAAATCTATTGGAATTGAAACTCCAGCAGGTAAAAAAATCACGCTGGACGAAGACAAAGGTGTCATTGTAATCGAAGACGAGAACTCGAATGTGATCACCATCGACAGCAAGGGCATTAAAATGGAAAGTGCCGGAAACATTGAGATAAAGGCATCAGGAGATGTCACTATTGAAGGTACCAATGTATCCTTAAAAGCCAAAGCGCAGTTTAAGGCCGAAGGAAGTGCAGGGGCAGAATTATCATCAGCCGCAGTGGCTATCGTAAAAGGAAGTATCGTGCAAATCAATTAA
- a CDS encoding DUF4255 domain-containing protein, translating to MIFEVIQIIAEQVNNYLDEIGLEKTVVAENIAFLESQNETVSGNLEDKVALTLINLDEEATLKNFPNHRIENDRTIYKNSVINLNLYLLFSANRNIYINSLNDISKIIAFFQGKKLFTQANTIYNRNNVAMTNIENFRFTIELYTPTFEELNYIWGTLGGKQLPSALYKVSMIQIERNIAQGEGQLISKVKGITKRIEQS from the coding sequence ATGATCTTTGAAGTTATTCAAATAATTGCAGAACAAGTAAACAACTATCTCGATGAAATCGGGCTGGAGAAAACGGTTGTGGCTGAAAACATTGCTTTTTTAGAGTCACAAAACGAAACCGTATCGGGGAATTTAGAAGATAAAGTGGCACTTACCCTCATCAATTTAGACGAAGAGGCTACTTTAAAAAACTTTCCCAATCACAGGATCGAAAACGACAGGACCATTTATAAAAACAGTGTCATCAATTTAAACCTGTATTTACTTTTTAGCGCCAATCGAAACATTTACATCAATTCACTAAACGATATTTCAAAAATCATAGCCTTTTTTCAGGGGAAAAAACTTTTTACACAAGCCAATACCATTTACAACCGAAATAATGTGGCCATGACCAATATTGAGAATTTCAGATTTACAATTGAACTTTATACCCCCACTTTTGAAGAGTTGAACTATATCTGGGGGACATTGGGCGGCAAACAGCTTCCATCGGCTTTGTACAAAGTGAGCATGATACAAATTGAACGCAATATTGCACAGGGTGAAGGACAGCTTATCAGTAAGGTCAAAGGTATAACCAAACGAATAGAGCAATCATGA
- a CDS encoding DUF5908 family protein: MPIEIKELHIKINVNEGSKSTAPPAAPKSKDGDAVAECVEQVLKIIERKKER; this comes from the coding sequence ATGCCGATAGAAATAAAAGAGCTTCACATTAAAATAAACGTGAACGAAGGATCAAAATCAACTGCTCCCCCAGCGGCTCCAAAAAGCAAGGATGGAGATGCAGTAGCCGAATGCGTTGAACAAGTACTGAAAATCATCGAACGTAAAAAAGAACGCTAA
- a CDS encoding CIS tube protein — protein sequence MAGKLEKLKVVAYSDPEFNNKVSGGEFSTLMNPEKYTYHYKIETDATQASGTSTVSPKFNKKLPENLDLDFVFDRTGVINGYKSSNNGVINDIEKFKKVILDYNGDEHKPNYLIISWGTLLFKGSLTEMEIEFKLFKPDGTPIRAVAKAKFQGFVEDNLRAARENNKSPDLTHYRTVKEGDTLPLMSFRIYGDSKYYLEVARVNNIVNFRKLKTGQKLFFPPLQKQS from the coding sequence ATGGCAGGAAAATTAGAAAAACTAAAAGTTGTTGCTTATAGTGATCCGGAATTTAACAACAAAGTTTCCGGTGGTGAGTTTTCTACGCTTATGAATCCGGAGAAGTACACCTATCACTATAAAATTGAAACCGATGCGACTCAGGCTTCGGGAACGAGCACCGTTTCTCCGAAGTTCAACAAAAAATTACCCGAAAATCTGGATCTCGATTTTGTTTTTGACCGAACCGGAGTCATTAACGGCTACAAAAGTTCTAACAACGGCGTGATCAACGACATTGAGAAATTCAAAAAAGTGATTCTGGATTACAACGGAGACGAACACAAACCCAACTACCTCATTATTTCGTGGGGAACCTTACTTTTCAAAGGGTCTCTGACCGAAATGGAAATTGAGTTTAAACTTTTTAAACCCGACGGAACTCCGATAAGAGCAGTGGCAAAAGCAAAATTTCAGGGTTTTGTGGAAGATAATTTAAGAGCCGCAAGAGAAAATAATAAATCGCCCGATTTAACCCATTACCGAACGGTAAAAGAAGGTGACACCCTGCCGCTGATGTCCTTTCGGATTTATGGCGATTCCAAGTATTATCTCGAAGTCGCCAGAGTCAATAACATTGTCAATTTCAGAAAATTAAAAACCGGGCAAAAACTATTTTTCCCACCCTTACAAAAACAATCCTGA
- a CDS encoding phage tail sheath C-terminal domain-containing protein: MKPTRITSLLEYERFFGFAKPETTISVTINDVSTDKGETRSIIVDQPTSKQPFLMYYSLQLFFANGGGPCYIVSVGRYGNDLDDLDSPVSAINNSTALNNGLLELEKVDEPTLILFPDATRVSSITITDFYGLYNNALTQCKNLQDRFTLIDTLNYDETSPTDTNIDDLRAKISSEKDTIKYGAVYYPHLETILDYAFDAKKIVLKHYSYTAKAYDQIAAGLVPIQDPISGVNAIVTTLVNVPVPGNIAGLISNMFLQMYSNNATGFNLGVSFASNPAKKTAFLNNLTPLLTALEKLTLLKDAVNDEANAAISTVSDEDPGIASSISGLLGTFNLNFTAPGKIDSVYKNLKTLKKKIQDENTDAKLLKIIQTDTISFDKELKKLVTYTELNTQTGITGLVNNLSTIGSDLSNLITAINSGSSIDLNNGALNGRKLSTLEAIDNATFNKILTEIYNLPITLPPSAAIAGVYARVDSDRGVWKAPANVSLNYVIKPTVKITNNIQDNLNVDTVAGKSINAIRSFTGKGTLVWGSRTLAGNDNEWRYVPVRRFFNMAEESIKKATEQFVFEPNDANTWIRVRAMIENFLILQWRAGALAGAKPEQAFYVRVGIGQTMSAIDILEGRMIVEIGMAVVRPAEFIILRFSHKMQES; encoded by the coding sequence ATGAAACCCACAAGAATAACATCTCTTTTAGAATACGAACGCTTTTTCGGCTTTGCAAAACCAGAGACAACCATTAGTGTTACCATTAATGATGTCTCAACTGATAAAGGCGAGACCAGATCTATTATTGTAGATCAGCCTACTTCAAAACAGCCTTTTTTGATGTATTATTCTTTACAGCTGTTCTTTGCAAATGGAGGTGGTCCGTGTTATATCGTTTCGGTAGGCCGTTATGGGAATGATTTAGATGACCTTGACAGTCCAGTGTCCGCAATCAACAACAGTACTGCTTTGAATAACGGATTACTGGAGTTAGAAAAGGTAGACGAACCAACACTAATTCTGTTTCCGGACGCTACAAGGGTGTCTTCGATAACGATTACTGATTTCTACGGATTGTACAACAATGCCTTAACACAGTGCAAAAATCTTCAGGACCGTTTTACCCTAATCGATACTTTAAATTACGACGAAACAAGTCCGACAGATACCAATATAGACGATTTGAGAGCAAAAATTAGCTCTGAAAAAGACACGATCAAGTACGGAGCCGTTTATTATCCGCACTTAGAAACCATACTGGATTATGCTTTTGATGCCAAAAAGATTGTCTTAAAACACTATTCTTACACCGCAAAAGCCTACGATCAAATTGCTGCCGGACTGGTTCCTATTCAAGATCCAATTTCGGGGGTTAATGCTATCGTAACCACATTGGTTAATGTACCTGTTCCCGGAAATATTGCCGGACTCATCAGTAATATGTTTTTGCAGATGTACAGTAACAATGCGACCGGCTTTAATTTAGGTGTTAGCTTTGCGAGTAATCCTGCCAAAAAAACAGCTTTCTTAAACAATCTAACTCCTTTACTGACCGCTTTAGAAAAATTAACCCTTTTAAAAGATGCCGTAAACGATGAAGCAAATGCAGCTATCAGCACCGTATCCGATGAAGATCCGGGCATTGCAAGTTCAATCTCAGGCCTTTTAGGTACATTTAATTTAAATTTTACTGCTCCCGGCAAAATCGATTCTGTCTATAAAAACTTAAAAACGTTAAAGAAAAAAATACAGGATGAGAACACAGATGCCAAACTGCTTAAAATTATACAAACTGACACTATAAGTTTTGACAAAGAATTAAAAAAACTGGTAACCTATACTGAGCTGAACACTCAAACCGGAATTACAGGTCTTGTCAACAATCTTTCTACCATTGGTAGCGATCTTTCAAATCTTATAACAGCTATTAACAGTGGTAGTTCAATAGATTTAAACAATGGAGCCTTAAACGGAAGAAAACTAAGCACTCTGGAAGCGATTGACAACGCTACTTTTAATAAGATTCTTACCGAAATTTACAACCTTCCTATAACGCTTCCTCCAAGTGCTGCTATTGCCGGGGTTTATGCCCGAGTAGATAGCGACCGTGGCGTATGGAAAGCTCCTGCAAATGTGAGTCTGAACTATGTTATAAAACCAACCGTTAAAATCACCAACAATATTCAGGACAATCTGAATGTGGATACCGTTGCAGGTAAATCGATCAACGCCATCAGAAGTTTTACCGGAAAAGGAACTTTAGTGTGGGGATCCAGAACATTGGCCGGCAACGACAACGAATGGCGTTATGTTCCTGTTAGACGTTTCTTTAACATGGCCGAAGAATCCATCAAAAAAGCAACCGAACAGTTTGTATTTGAGCCTAACGACGCCAATACCTGGATCAGGGTGAGAGCCATGATCGAAAACTTCCTTATTCTGCAATGGAGAGCCGGAGCCTTGGCCGGAGCCAAACCCGAACAGGCCTTTTATGTCAGAGTCGGAATCGGACAAACCATGTCGGCCATCGATATACTTGAAGGTCGAATGATCGTCGAAATCGGAATGGCAGTAGTACGTCCGGCGGAATTCATTATTCTGCGCTTCTCTCACAAAATGCAGGAATCTTAA
- a CDS encoding baseplate J/gp47 family protein: MSNCTTILSILASNGSDQKQRYISALQPENIRLNDFELTDWVLFAYNFSEYVNYFETSNPKKPSSDWKAFFDFFKWNGNQKPSVENQIRLDRIKKELTELIEESKKDCAITPHLTLFLTFLMLLENSKKRYNNLTKRHLDFYYNQVLQIDKLPATPDKVYLVFELAKNAVQEKIDAKTGFDGGKDASGKTRIYTSNNELIANKTVVASLKNVYNDVTSKKIVASPVANSYDGLGKAFPDPGNAQWWPFGYTKAPGFSTELPNAVLGFAIASPILLLAEGKRNVQLTFTFQNNISEITVASIKDCLSLELTTAKKWFKVPEIVPSLLLREGEFYTTAVNGKVMKIAFLLDENTDPITGYNPKIYGEEFDTDLPVAKFYLDTAALNGYELYKSLAQNRLENITINIDVQNIQHAALENDYGSINSAKPFFPFSPQPVIGSNFHIGYKEAFTKNWTNLSADIFWKNLPDDFVKHYAAYKTTSKDTISTNQFRDSVLIKQAEEKFKFNDTKALVENKTYFQYQLSVLTNNIWKNRDTPTSFFTDLSPTKTSISINNTNYITEKNGQIKLTLTTAFLHQLYAKTLALALSSENKNVVLPNEPYTPLVERVVLNYKAAEITRFTASGTQTLEKIYQENEAKLFHIHPFGYAEEHGYLRAGLSYIENKDSYVLPTYCKGGELFIGLENVQELQQITLLFQVLEGSENPQTLSFTAKQKIEWSVLGNNQWRILNYSDILLNETDNLLQSGILKFNLPKEATQNNTRLPKNYIWLKAKMHKKYDVVCKMIGIHSQSVLATFQNNGNDLAHLKTGLEAGTISKLLQRLSNVKSVTQPYNSFDHKPEENNEEYYRRISERLRHKNRAVTMWDYEHIILQKFPELYKVKCLNHTSEIPNKANKTSYQSPGNVTLVVIPDTVNKNVFDIYQPRVSTATLNKVKNHIDQLNSMHVTTYVINPNYEEVTVDLKVKFKPGYDENFYSQELNTDIIKFLSPWALDKSVPITFGVSIHSSLLINYIEKLGYVDYLQDVKLLKNGAMSDKVVVPSNPISILVSAKSHFISTDIKTCTVKTIETTEECQM; this comes from the coding sequence ATGAGTAATTGTACTACGATATTGAGTATTTTGGCTTCAAATGGCAGCGACCAAAAGCAGCGTTATATCAGTGCGTTACAGCCTGAAAACATTCGCCTTAACGATTTTGAATTAACCGATTGGGTTTTGTTTGCTTATAATTTTTCTGAATATGTAAATTATTTCGAAACCTCCAATCCCAAAAAACCGTCCAGTGACTGGAAAGCTTTTTTTGATTTTTTTAAATGGAATGGAAATCAAAAACCGTCTGTAGAAAATCAAATACGACTGGATCGGATAAAAAAAGAACTGACCGAACTGATTGAGGAAAGCAAAAAAGATTGTGCTATTACACCGCATTTAACCTTGTTTCTTACTTTTTTGATGCTGCTCGAAAACAGTAAAAAAAGATACAACAACCTCACGAAACGTCATCTTGATTTTTATTACAATCAGGTTTTACAAATTGACAAACTGCCGGCTACACCCGATAAAGTCTATCTTGTTTTTGAACTGGCTAAAAATGCGGTTCAGGAAAAAATCGATGCTAAAACCGGTTTTGACGGTGGTAAAGATGCTTCGGGAAAAACCAGAATCTATACATCAAACAACGAATTGATCGCCAACAAAACGGTCGTTGCTTCCCTAAAAAATGTCTATAACGATGTTACTTCAAAAAAAATAGTCGCCAGTCCGGTCGCCAATTCTTACGACGGTTTAGGCAAAGCATTTCCGGATCCGGGCAACGCGCAATGGTGGCCTTTTGGTTATACTAAAGCGCCCGGTTTTTCAACCGAATTACCCAATGCCGTGCTGGGTTTTGCCATCGCCTCTCCTATTCTTCTTTTAGCCGAAGGAAAACGCAACGTTCAGCTGACTTTTACTTTTCAGAACAACATCAGCGAGATAACAGTGGCCAGCATCAAAGACTGCCTGAGTCTTGAATTGACCACAGCCAAAAAATGGTTTAAAGTCCCTGAAATTGTACCATCGTTACTCCTAAGAGAAGGGGAATTTTACACTACTGCTGTTAATGGAAAAGTCATGAAAATTGCTTTTCTATTGGATGAAAACACAGATCCCATTACAGGATATAACCCTAAAATTTACGGTGAAGAGTTTGACACTGATTTACCGGTTGCAAAATTCTATCTCGATACTGCGGCACTCAACGGCTATGAGCTGTACAAATCGCTGGCACAAAACAGACTGGAAAACATCACGATCAACATCGATGTTCAGAACATTCAGCATGCTGCTTTAGAAAACGATTATGGCAGTATCAATTCGGCAAAACCGTTTTTCCCTTTTTCACCGCAGCCCGTAATCGGTTCAAATTTTCACATCGGGTACAAAGAGGCCTTTACTAAAAACTGGACGAACCTCAGCGCTGATATTTTCTGGAAAAACCTTCCGGATGATTTTGTTAAACATTACGCCGCTTACAAAACAACATCAAAAGACACCATCAGCACCAATCAATTTAGAGACAGTGTCTTAATCAAGCAGGCTGAAGAAAAATTTAAATTTAATGATACCAAAGCACTCGTAGAAAACAAGACTTATTTTCAATATCAATTGTCCGTTTTAACCAATAATATTTGGAAAAATCGCGATACTCCAACCTCGTTTTTTACAGACCTGAGTCCGACTAAAACCAGTATCAGCATCAACAATACCAATTATATCACCGAGAAAAACGGTCAGATAAAACTAACCTTAACGACTGCATTCCTGCATCAGCTGTATGCCAAAACACTGGCTTTGGCTTTATCGAGTGAAAACAAAAATGTTGTGCTCCCCAACGAGCCTTACACGCCGCTCGTTGAACGTGTTGTTCTGAATTATAAGGCTGCTGAAATCACCCGTTTTACCGCTTCGGGAACACAGACGCTGGAAAAAATCTACCAGGAAAACGAAGCAAAATTATTCCACATCCATCCTTTCGGATATGCCGAAGAACACGGTTATCTGAGAGCAGGTCTGAGCTATATCGAAAATAAAGATTCGTATGTGCTTCCTACCTACTGCAAGGGCGGAGAATTATTTATTGGTTTGGAGAACGTACAGGAATTGCAGCAAATTACTCTGTTGTTTCAGGTATTGGAAGGAAGTGAAAATCCGCAGACCCTTTCGTTTACCGCAAAACAAAAAATAGAGTGGTCGGTGCTGGGTAATAACCAATGGCGTATTCTGAACTATTCGGATATACTGCTAAATGAAACCGATAATTTGTTGCAGTCGGGAATTCTTAAATTCAATTTACCCAAAGAAGCCACCCAAAACAACACCAGACTTCCTAAAAATTACATTTGGCTTAAAGCCAAAATGCATAAAAAATATGACGTGGTCTGCAAGATGATCGGGATTCATTCGCAGTCGGTTTTGGCTACATTTCAAAACAACGGCAATGATTTGGCACATCTAAAAACCGGATTAGAAGCCGGAACCATTTCCAAACTCCTGCAAAGACTGAGCAATGTAAAATCGGTGACACAGCCTTATAACAGTTTTGACCATAAACCCGAAGAAAATAACGAAGAGTATTACAGACGAATCAGCGAACGTCTCCGACACAAAAACCGGGCAGTAACCATGTGGGATTACGAGCACATCATACTGCAAAAGTTTCCGGAATTGTACAAAGTAAAATGCCTGAATCACACGAGCGAAATTCCCAATAAGGCCAATAAAACATCGTACCAATCGCCCGGCAATGTAACGCTGGTTGTGATTCCCGATACGGTAAACAAAAACGTGTTTGACATTTACCAGCCCCGGGTAAGTACCGCTACGCTCAACAAAGTCAAAAATCATATCGATCAACTGAACTCCATGCACGTAACCACTTATGTCATTAATCCAAATTACGAAGAAGTTACGGTGGATTTAAAGGTAAAATTCAAACCCGGTTATGATGAAAATTTCTATTCGCAGGAACTCAATACCGACATCATTAAATTTTTATCGCCCTGGGCACTCGACAAAAGTGTTCCCATCACCTTTGGAGTCAGTATTCATTCGAGTCTGCTCATTAATTACATCGAAAAATTAGGGTATGTCGATTATCTGCAGGATGTAAAGCTGTTAAAAAACGGAGCCATGTCTGATAAAGTTGTCGTTCCGTCCAATCCGATATCGATTTTAGTTTCGGCAAAAAGTCATTTCATCAGCACGGACATCAAAACATGTACGGTTAAAACCATAGAAACAACAGAAGAATGTCAAATGTAA
- a CDS encoding GPW/gp25 family protein — protein sequence MEPESNFLGIGWSFPPEFRESAKAVIMLTDETDIKSSLEILLSTKIGERIMQPKYGCNMDELLFSPLTQTLKTFVSELIRTAILYHEPRIDVEQIDITQGDDLTGELLVLIDFRVRTTNSRINMVYPLYKKEGTDL from the coding sequence ATGGAACCAGAATCAAATTTTTTAGGTATAGGATGGAGTTTTCCTCCCGAATTTAGAGAAAGTGCCAAAGCAGTTATAATGCTCACGGATGAAACCGACATTAAAAGCAGCCTGGAGATTTTGCTTTCTACTAAAATTGGCGAGCGTATCATGCAGCCCAAATACGGCTGTAATATGGATGAGCTCTTGTTTAGTCCGTTAACTCAGACTTTAAAGACGTTTGTTTCCGAGCTGATTCGAACAGCCATACTCTATCACGAACCCAGAATTGATGTGGAACAAATTGACATTACACAAGGAGATGATCTTACCGGTGAATTACTGGTGCTGATCGATTTCAGAGTCCGAACTACCAATTCAAGAATAAACATGGTTTACCCGTTATACAAAAAAGAAGGAACCGATTTATAA